In Rhipicephalus microplus isolate Deutch F79 chromosome 7, USDA_Rmic, whole genome shotgun sequence, one genomic interval encodes:
- the LOC142767543 gene encoding uncharacterized protein LOC142767543: MTKLLAQNHSLRVLNISILTYHAWMSRDGGSTMSCQTDFTAWLPALAGNKTLEAVTLPLKVWEPEQWEDLFSILSARQTPLKLTIKGHCSERYLWQKLCGALRRTGMEEQVSFDSTLYILDKHDMIECKAFSKFHSFPYQDDRGEVSRIFRRLPLFSHVTSAHLEIWIPDVDEALSSDIAHYIAEPSALKELHLTIWLRQVFPEAVKIGWAVILESLRRNTSVNDLRVFTRYMSGPDIQLLADTLNSCQNVRRAHVRVAQPEIATVFVRRLCDGIEDNYSILHLTVDGCSLSRSGVGKEWFAVWDTTRRNSDLVARAARYLKGTLVNRDGAESLERIGKYASLQQEVAKLLSVSEVDAAGLIRSQLKRIQSLDGFMRAAGVVKNQVSCKNREDDKLQLDDINEDCWSLIRRHLKVEDVKDPAMTTHNAYF, encoded by the exons ATGACCAAGCTTCTGGCCCAAAATCATTCCTTGCGTGTGTTGAACATCTCCATATTAACGTACCATGCTTGGATGAGCAGAGATGGGGGTTCAACTATGTCCTGTCAGACAGATTTTACCGCCTGGCTCCCTGCGCTTGCGGGAAATAAAACGCTCGAAGCGGTTACTCTGCCCTTGAAAGTTTGGGAACCCGAACAGTGGGAAGACCTTTTCAGTATCCTGTCAGCAAGACAAACGCCCCTAAAGCTGACCATCAAGGGACATTGCAGCGAGCGTTACTTGTGGCAAAAGCTGTGCGGTGCTCTTCGAAGGACTGGAATGGAGGAGCAAGTGTCTTTTGACAGCACCCTCTATATATTGGACAAACACGATATGATAGAATGTAAGGCGTTCTCCAAATTCCACTCATTCCCTTATCAGGACGACCGTGGAGAAGTGTCACGAATATTTCGACGATTGCCTTTGTTCAGCCACGTGACATCCGCTCATTTGGAGATATGGATACCGGACGTAGACGAGGCCCTCAGCTCTGATATAGCTCACTACATAGCGGAACCATCTGCGCTGAAGGAGCTGCACCTAACTATATGGCTGCGCCAGGTATTTCCTGAAGCGGTGAAGATTGGCTGGGCAGTCATCTTGGAATCGCTACGCCGCAACACAAGCGTAAACGATCTGCGTGTATTCACTAGATACATGAGTGGACCAGACATACAGCTCCTGGCAGACACACTGAATTCTTGCCAGAACGTGCGTCGGGCTCACGTCAGAGTTGCACAACCCGAAATAGCAACGGTCTTTGTTCGGCGTCTATGTGATGGGATTGAAGACAACTACAGCATACTCCACCTGACGGTCGACGGCTGCAGCCTTAGCCGGTCCGGCGTCGGCAAAGAATGGTTCGCCGTCTGGGACACAACGAGGCGCAACTCGGACCTCGTTGCTCGAGCGGCGCGGTACCTTAAGGGCACCCTAGTGAACCG AGACGGTGCAGAGTCTCTCGAGCGAATTGGCAAGTACGCGTCGCTGCAGCAAGAGGTGGCCAAGCTGCTTTCAGTCAGCGAAGTCGATGCCGCAGGATTGATACGATCTCAGCTGAAACGCATACAGTCCTTAGACGGCTTCATGAGAGCGGCCGGCGTTGTCAAAAACCAGGTGTCTTGCAAAAATCGAGAAGACGACAAGCTGCAGTTGGACGACATCAACGAAGACTGCTGGAGTCTGATCAGACGCCATCTCAAGGTCGAAGACGTCAAAGACCCCGCCATGACGACGCACAATGCGTACTTCTAG